A genomic stretch from Dissulfurispira thermophila includes:
- a CDS encoding TatD family hydrolase, with protein MIDTHCHLEMEAFDPDRDDVIKRAEEAGLEAVITIGSDFDGCRGAVELASKYDFIYASVGIHPHDAKDFSEEIFDQIKRWATNRSQKNKNSKIVAIGEIGLDYHYDHSPRDIQRDVFKKQLYYAKEVNLPVIIHCRDASKETLKILEESGVTKGVMHCFSGDMDMAERVMGMGFYISIAGPVTFKNATRLREVARAIPDDYLLLETDAPYLSPEPLRGKRNEPANIIHTAKFIAELRGISYEDINRITTLNAKRLFGIGKMPEAEIAYRIRDSLYLNITNRCTSKCTFCVKFHTDFVKGHKLRLEHEPTEEELKKAIGDPTKYDEIVFCGYGEPLIRLDIVKSIALWIKERGGKVRINTNGHGNLIHKRNILPELRGLIDSVSISLDAQDEETYNRICKPAFKNAYKEVVNFIREAKKYIPDVTATIVTAEGVDVDKCREITDSIGVKLRVRRLDVVG; from the coding sequence ATGATAGATACTCATTGTCATCTTGAAATGGAAGCCTTTGACCCTGACAGAGACGATGTAATAAAGAGGGCAGAAGAGGCAGGATTAGAGGCAGTTATTACTATTGGTTCTGATTTTGATGGATGCAGGGGTGCAGTAGAACTTGCCAGCAAATACGATTTTATATATGCTTCTGTTGGTATTCACCCGCATGATGCAAAGGACTTCTCAGAAGAGATATTTGATCAGATAAAGAGATGGGCAACAAACAGAAGTCAGAAGAATAAAAACTCTAAAATTGTTGCCATTGGTGAAATAGGACTTGATTATCATTATGACCATTCGCCGAGAGATATACAGAGAGATGTATTTAAAAAACAACTATATTATGCAAAGGAAGTAAACCTCCCAGTAATAATCCACTGTAGAGATGCGAGTAAAGAGACCTTAAAAATCCTTGAGGAGTCAGGTGTTACAAAGGGTGTAATGCACTGTTTCTCAGGAGATATGGATATGGCAGAAAGAGTCATGGGCATGGGTTTTTACATATCAATTGCAGGGCCTGTTACATTTAAAAATGCCACGAGATTAAGAGAAGTAGCAAGGGCAATACCTGATGACTATCTGCTATTAGAAACCGATGCACCTTATCTGTCACCTGAGCCATTAAGAGGTAAAAGGAACGAACCTGCAAATATTATACATACAGCAAAATTTATAGCTGAATTAAGGGGTATATCCTATGAAGATATAAATAGGATTACGACTCTAAATGCAAAAAGATTGTTTGGCATAGGAAAAATGCCAGAAGCAGAAATTGCCTACAGAATAAGAGATAGCCTGTATCTGAATATAACTAATAGATGTACAAGTAAATGCACATTTTGTGTAAAGTTCCATACTGATTTTGTAAAGGGACATAAACTAAGGCTCGAACATGAACCCACTGAAGAGGAATTAAAGAAAGCCATTGGAGACCCTACAAAATATGATGAGATAGTCTTTTGTGGGTATGGAGAACCTTTGATCAGGCTCGATATCGTGAAATCAATTGCATTGTGGATAAAAGAGAGAGGGGGAAAGGTGAGAATAAACACAAATGGTCACGGGAATCTGATTCATAAAAGAAACATACTGCCTGAATTGCGGGGACTTATTGATTCTGTCTCTATCAGCCTCGATGCACAGGATGAAGAAACCTATAATCGCATATGCAAGCCAGCATTCAAAAATGCCTATAAAGAGGTTGTAAACTTCATAAGAGAAGCAAAGAAATATATTCCTGATGTGACAGCAACCATTGTTACAGCAGAAGGCGTTGATGTTGATAAATGCAGAGAGATTACAGATTCCATCGGAGTGAAATTAAGGGTCAGAAGACTGGATGTTGTTGGTTAG
- a CDS encoding 2,3-bisphosphoglycerate-independent phosphoglycerate mutase codes for MQKLIKPLVQKNNSKIILTVLDGVGGLPIDGKTELEAANTPNLDALARESACGLHVPVAYGITPGSGPGHLGIFGYDPVEFQIGRGILEALGLGLEVRKTDVAVRCNYATIKDGIIVDRRAGRIPTEQSKKLTEKLQAEIKEIDEVEFIFAPGMEHRFAVLMRFPENLNPDAAEITDTDPQKEGKSPLPPQPMSKNAERVATVAEKLINRAQEILKDEEKANFILTRGFSGMPHIPTFEDAFGLRSLAIATYPMYRGLARLVGMDSPKVEGSVEDEIKFLKQKYNDYDFFFLHVKKVDSYGEDGNFQGKAARIEEFDRLLPQLLELKPDVLIVTGDHSTPALLKSHSWHPVPVILKSPYVLGGLCSAFSERECIKGELGIFPAVNLIPLALANSMRLKKFGA; via the coding sequence ATGCAAAAGCTCATAAAGCCATTAGTACAGAAAAACAATTCCAAAATTATTCTAACCGTCCTTGATGGTGTGGGAGGGCTTCCAATTGACGGCAAAACAGAACTTGAAGCAGCTAATACGCCTAATCTTGATGCACTTGCAAGAGAGTCTGCATGTGGATTACATGTGCCTGTTGCTTATGGAATAACTCCCGGCAGCGGACCAGGGCATCTCGGGATCTTTGGATATGACCCTGTAGAATTTCAGATAGGCAGAGGAATTTTAGAGGCATTGGGACTTGGTCTTGAAGTCAGAAAAACCGATGTGGCTGTAAGATGCAACTATGCAACAATCAAGGACGGAATTATTGTTGATCGAAGAGCAGGAAGAATACCAACAGAGCAGAGCAAAAAACTTACAGAGAAATTGCAGGCTGAGATAAAAGAGATTGACGAAGTAGAGTTTATATTTGCACCAGGAATGGAACACAGGTTTGCTGTTTTGATGAGATTTCCAGAAAATCTTAATCCTGATGCAGCGGAAATTACAGATACAGATCCACAAAAAGAGGGCAAATCTCCTTTACCACCTCAACCCATGTCAAAAAATGCTGAAAGAGTAGCTACTGTTGCAGAGAAATTAATAAACAGGGCGCAGGAGATTTTAAAAGACGAGGAAAAGGCAAACTTTATTTTAACAAGAGGTTTTTCGGGTATGCCCCATATTCCGACATTCGAAGATGCATTCGGATTAAGGTCCCTTGCCATTGCAACATATCCGATGTACAGAGGTCTTGCAAGACTTGTTGGAATGGATAGCCCAAAAGTTGAGGGGAGCGTTGAAGATGAGATTAAATTTTTAAAACAAAAATACAATGATTATGATTTTTTCTTTTTACATGTTAAAAAGGTTGATTCATACGGCGAAGACGGCAATTTCCAAGGAAAGGCTGCGAGGATTGAAGAATTCGATAGATTATTACCTCAGTTACTTGAGCTAAAACCAGATGTGCTTATTGTAACAGGCGATCACTCAACGCCTGCATTACTGAAGAGCCATAGCTGGCATCCGGTGCCTGTCATATTAAAATCTCCATATGTGCTTGGTGGTTTGTGTTCTGCATTTTCTGAACGAGAATGCATAAAGGGCGAGCTCGGCATATTTCCAGCAGTGAATCTAATTCCTCTGGCGCTTGCAAATTCAATGAGGCTTAAAAAATTTGGAGCATGA
- a CDS encoding transposase, with protein MNETEAFTLVVLRWKKEQPSLFEWDEYFYHAIATNLKIGVGIEQMPCGELEANAMYFSVGVLTCNLMIAQKYFVIQEGYQNCTIATLRWKLVQIAARIAKYSNRVRLKIATTVKKFNHYIRMIKKDGGYSSLTVLKNRD; from the coding sequence ATGAATGAAACTGAGGCATTTACCCTTGTGGTGCTGAGGTGGAAGAAAGAGCAACCAAGCCTTTTTGAGTGGGATGAATACTTTTATCATGCAATAGCGACAAATCTGAAGATAGGGGTAGGGATAGAGCAAATGCCGTGCGGAGAGCTTGAGGCAAACGCGATGTATTTCAGCGTTGGTGTGTTGACCTGCAATCTCATGATAGCCCAGAAGTATTTTGTAATACAGGAAGGGTATCAGAACTGCACGATAGCTACGCTGAGATGGAAACTTGTGCAGATAGCAGCGCGGATAGCGAAATATAGTAACAGAGTGCGGCTCAAGATAGCCACTACTGTAAAGAAATTCAATCATTACATAAGGATGATAAAAAAGGATGGAGGCTATAGCAGCCTTACCGTACTAAAAAACAGAGATTAA
- the cobU gene encoding bifunctional adenosylcobinamide kinase/adenosylcobinamide-phosphate guanylyltransferase, protein MITFIIGGTRSGKSKFAMEFAENYIYSECTSHIENKPQRAIKKSYIATARALDDEMKERIERHKRERPAGWDTYEEPLKITSLLKEIHERYDVILIDCLTLWLSNMLLSEEKFRVQDSGLNEEIENFILTLKEYKNPSALIIVSNEVGMGIVPENELARRFRDMAGLLNQKVAEIADEVYFVVSGIPVNIKG, encoded by the coding sequence TTGATAACATTCATTATCGGCGGAACAAGAAGTGGTAAAAGCAAGTTTGCAATGGAATTTGCTGAAAATTATATCTATTCTGAATGCACATCCCATATCGAAAACAAGCCCCAACGCGCAATTAAAAAATCCTATATAGCCACTGCCCGGGCATTAGATGATGAGATGAAAGAAAGGATAGAGCGTCATAAAAGAGAGAGACCCGCTGGATGGGATACCTATGAAGAGCCACTGAAGATAACTTCTTTACTTAAAGAAATCCATGAGAGATATGATGTAATCCTTATTGACTGCCTTACACTCTGGCTGTCAAATATGCTTTTATCAGAGGAAAAATTCAGGGTTCAAGATTCAGGGCTCAATGAAGAGATTGAAAATTTCATTCTTACATTAAAAGAATATAAAAATCCTTCAGCCTTAATCATCGTCTCAAATGAGGTTGGTATGGGGATTGTGCCTGAAAATGAGCTTGCGAGGAGATTCAGGGACATGGCAGGACTGCTGAATCAAAAGGTTGCTGAGATTGCTGATGAGGTCTATTTTGTTGTATCAGGGATACCAGTAAATATAAAGGGGTGA